Within uncultured Fretibacterium sp., the genomic segment GCACTATGGATTCGAGATCTCGGAACACACCCTGTGCGAATACGTCTACCGCCATAAAAAAGGAAAGCGCATCTCCCCGAACGTCAGGAACATGCGCAACAGATAATTTCCGTCTTCAGAAGAATTTTCCATTGTAAGGTTACGTTTCGTCTCCTGGATTTTCGGCGTTTTCACCCCGTATCGACGAACGGGTGGATACGGATCGCTCGAAGCCCTCTTCGATTTTATGTGTCTTGCAGTGATTTCAGCCCACGGCTGGGATGGCTCAGTTTGCGCAGAGCCTGTGCCTCGATTTGAGAGAGCCTTTCACAAGGGATGCCGAACTCGGCCTCGAGCTCCTCGAGCGTGTACCGACGGGTGCCGATGCCGAAACGGCGGGCCACGACCTCGCGCTCGCGGAGAGGAAGCGTCTCCATCGTCTCGCGGACCCGCTCCCGCAGCATCCTGTCGGCCAGCCTCTCGTCCGGCCGTCCGACGGCACGGGATTCCAGCAGATCGCCCATCTCGTCCTCATCGCCCTCGTCCCCGTCCAGAGGCATCTCCAGGGACAGGGGGGCCGATGCCGTCGCCCGTATCTCCAGAAGCTCCTCGACGGAGAGCCCCATCGCGTCCGCGACCTCCCTGTCGTCGGGCTCCCGTCCCAGGGTTTGCGTCAGACCGGCGCTCACCCGGGACATTTTGTTGACGAGATCGACGACATGCACGGGGAGACGGATCGTCCGGCCCTGATTGGCTATCGCCCGCGTTATCCTGTGGCGAATCCACCAGGCGGCGTAAGTGCTGAACCTGAAGCCACGCCGGTAGTCGAACCGCTCCACGGCGCGAATCAGCCCGAGATTACCCTCCTGGACGAGATCCTCCAGCAGGACGCCCCGACCCTGATAGCGCTTCGCGATGGCGACCACAAGGCGCAGGTTGGCGTTCACGAGCCTTTGCCGCGCGTCGTGGTCCCCCTCCTCGAGACGCCGTGCAAGCTCGATGACCTCGGAATCCGTCAATAAGGGGATCTTGCCGATCTCTTCCAGGTAGAGCTGAAGAGCATCCGAAGTCATCATGACCTCCCGACAGAAAGGGAAATTATCAGGAAATAATTGACGAGAATATCGTTCTTTACCGTCATTATATCAATCCTCAAGTCTCTCAGGCCCATCAGAAAACTACCGATTCCGCGAGGCGGCAACGGGGAGCCCGAACAGCTGTGCCCACAGCCACACGCTGCGCTCCTGGATCAAGGGAAGCGAGGTGTCCCGGCACCACCACTGGTTGCCCACCCACAAGAGCAGCTCGGGACCATGAAGGAAAGAGAGCAGGCAGGGCAGGGACAGGTGCCCTTCATAACAGACGATCGCCGCCGCCTTTCGGCCGTCGGGGAGCCGGAGGATTCCCGACGGCTCGTCGAAGAGGTGCAGGTTCGCGCCCGTTCCCGAGAAGGGGCGATACATGGAATAGGGCACCGGGATCCGCTGCCTGACGGACAGAACCGCGTCGTCACTCAGCAGAAGGACGACGTTGTCGTACCTGCGCCCCCCCTCCGTGGGGAGCTCGGCGCCGAGGAGAACCTTTTGCCCGGGCCTCAGGAGCGGGCGCAGTTCCCGCCGCCAAAGCGCCAGCCCCGTTGCGTTCAGCCGTCCGGCAATCGTCTCCGGCAGGACGATATACTCGGCATCCGAGGAGGCGACGTTCAGTTCCTTCAACCTCCGGAAGACCATCCCGGCACGGTCGAAATCGTTCCGGAAGTCGAAGCTCCCGCTCCCCATTCGGCCGAACGAGGTGTCGACGGTCATGAAGCCCTCCGGCAGGAGGGGTGGCTTCAGCTCCGCCCACCCCAGACAGCCCAGCAGCAGAAGCAACAGCAGGAACCCGCAGGCAAAAGAGCGGAAGAGCGCACAGGCGAAATAAATCCCCATCAGGGCGAGGAGCCCCCACCATCCCCATC encodes:
- a CDS encoding sigma-70 family RNA polymerase sigma factor, coding for MMTSDALQLYLEEIGKIPLLTDSEVIELARRLEEGDHDARQRLVNANLRLVVAIAKRYQGRGVLLEDLVQEGNLGLIRAVERFDYRRGFRFSTYAAWWIRHRITRAIANQGRTIRLPVHVVDLVNKMSRVSAGLTQTLGREPDDREVADAMGLSVEELLEIRATASAPLSLEMPLDGDEGDEDEMGDLLESRAVGRPDERLADRMLRERVRETMETLPLREREVVARRFGIGTRRYTLEELEAEFGIPCERLSQIEAQALRKLSHPSRGLKSLQDT